tttcatgaaggattcaagatgagataaaatcgttttacaGAACAGAATTGGCCCGCAATCTGGTTAGTAAAAATGGTCTCCTGAtctgataaatttttttgaaaaatgtcGAGTATCCTGATATAATTGAGAGTATAACCTAAGAATAAAGACCATCACAATCATTATGGAAGCAAAGCTTTTAGTTCAAAATTCGGGTCAGAATCCTGTTTGCGGTAGAGTTCTCTACTTTCACTTTGAGATATTCAAACGGGGATattttgagcttctgatatcaaaatcaggcgattcaaaaaccaaaattcatctacgcgtataggactacaactttcatgaaggattaagaatgagataaattcattttgaagTACAGAAATTGACTGCAGcctggttggtcaaaaaggatTTCCTGATCTAAATCAGGAAACTAACAATGCCAAGCATCCTACTTTGATTGAGAGTCTGCCATAATAATAGCGAGCCCTAGGAGCCAATAAAAGTGtaggttaatttttcaacatgtcatgagtgataAAATATAGCTAGGATGGTCGGATATTGCATGGAACCAGATCagaattaaagcctaaattggaacaaaaaattgcgaCAATGGTAGAGCCATTTTTTTAGTGCAGTttctgagggatttatccaATCTTAGAGACTAGATAACAAAGGAACTAATTTAGCATTTTCAAGACTCCTAATTAGCCTAAGAATCCTGACAATTTCGGtagcaaaggggaaggataaGGAGAGCAAATGCTAGCTGAAACATGGTCCGAAAAACAtttccttctcttttgtttttgtcaatctcCTAGCAACCTTGAACTAAACTCCTGCCTTTAATTTAAAGGAGATATATACCATCTCCATTAGCCCATATGGCTCAAAAAACGAGtaacaacaaaatataaagaatgtaaattaaaaaagaagatgaagaagattgGAGGTGGTTCACTACTTATATGAATAGTGTCCGCACCTCAAgtctttttatgtgttttatattttgttgagtccatatacatacatacataaatagatgtgtatatgtatatataagaaaataataaaacacatcaaaaataatataaaagatagGATAAATTACATTTTGTATTATGTATTATGTAGTTTTTCACTatgcttttattgttttttagaagTTTCAATTTACATTCTagagtttataattttataatatttatatcctCATTCTAatgcgtaaaaaaaaaaataacaaaaaatattgaattatttatagaatttttgttatatttcatttaatgataaaaaaacccttttagaattaaaattacaaaatttttatacaattaaaacTACTATCTCCACTATATACATTTCATTAAACAATTTATCtacttatgttttatttatggtAAGAACCTttgatcaaatatcaaaaaagttTCTATCTCATTATCGATCGCTTGCTCGAtagaaaatttaaagttttcCACAACACACTTGACCATCTcatcctccatttttttttctcggatGCCACCATGCAAACTTCAAGATTTATTCCTCTAGATGTCTCCACAACTTCCTTAATTTATCCCGTTTTCTGCCATAGAAATGCCCTTTTGTCTCCATGGTTTTAATGTTTGTAAGCCTTCCACACCAACCTACAAGCAACATCCCACGATGTTTAAAAATACCATGGTAGAGAAACAAGATCAACAcctagaattatatatatatataccagaAAAGATCAACACCTGGCTAGAACCACATAATTCTTCTTAGGTGTACCGAATTTTCTAAATCCTATAGCACTATCAACTTGAGTGAGCATGCAAATCCTCCTTCAAAACCCCTTTATTCAACGTAGTTTAGCAGTAGACCTGTTTCTTGTAACCCTAAAAATCCCACCTTATCTTCTTTCTGATAATATTCCATCTCAAGCTTCTCCATGCAAGTAATCAAAAGCAGTAAGGCCCACATACTCAGAGTCATCCTCTTCAGTGTAGTTTCTGCGAACATAACATAGCTTCAACTTTTAtcgatttaaattattttatatttaatttttaaatgagattaCATGTCAatcaaataacttaaatttttaggtaaggttttaatatataatttatattattttttaatacatttcttcaAGTAAAAATCCTTAATTTAAGCTTGAAACATGCACAAACTCatactattttttacttaatttttatcaaataaataaagatgatgagattcaaGTTCGTGATCTCTTGATCATCAAGactctaatattatattaaacaactatctcaatccaataatctaaatttttaaataaaattttaatacatgatttatattattctttagcAATTTACCTTCTAAGTTTTTGAGAGAAAAACAGTTTAATTCCAAGATTTTGTCATTTAATGGCTTGCTTACCATTCATAGCTACATCTCAGAACATTGctttggttttttggttttggtgtgATAGTGCAGTTGTCAATATATTAACATCAAAGACTCAGAATTGAGCATCTAAAATAGGCAGTGACCCGCTTTTCACATCTATCATGTCTCGCCCTTCTCGGCCTCCAGCTCCGAAACAATGTCCTAGACATGAAGGGGCTTCTTCCAAGGCATAATACATGCAAGTTTCCACGTCATGGCATCAAGACTATTAGCAAGATATGtcgtcaaaaaaaaagaaaaaagatatgtCGTCTTTTGATTGAAACAAAGAAGAGATtaagagagagaagggaagaaggaaaaggaaaatattggaaaaagaaaCTGATATGGAGTTTGTGTATTTGtattatattaaattcatatttttattttattttaaattttaagttgacTAAATATGTAAAttgtaatttatgaaaaaaatagaaacaaaataaagaaataattaaattacaggatgtaaagtataatttttttgtgaaattaaaaaaaaaatattatttatggaataaagaaaaaaaatgaaaaagttatGCAAAAAGATAATTAAGAACTTAgcatccattttcttttttgttcttctttttcactAAGATGATTCTTTATGACTTTATAGTTGTAATATGCCACCAAAAATAaaggggaaaaagaagaagaagagaataaatcaaattaaagcccCTTAATTTAATACACTTTTCCATAATGGCACCCTTCTCCCACTTTCTATTGCATTTATGGGAGGTTCTTTATATCCTTCCAAGGCATCTTCCAAGGCATTATTTACGTTCTTCCTTTCTGAAAGCAAATTCTCCGATAAATCATCCCAAAAATCCTCAGCTTCCATTTTCACTTTTCCCTTCACTATATAGAGATACAAGGCATACAGAAGGAGGCTCATTTGTCCGTAACAATTTCTCTCAAAATGGAGTCTCAAGGATCTCTCTGCCTCTTGTGGGCTTTGCTTGCTTGCtacctcttctcttcttctttggcCTACAGTAGCCTCTACGTAGGTGGCGAAGATGGCTGGGTTACAAACCCCTCTGAGAGTTACAATCACTGGGCGGAGAGAAACCGGTTCCAAGTCAATGACTCTCTTGGTAAGTCCTCCTGTTTTGGCAATTGACATGCTGTTTTTAATCGACAAGattcagtttgttttttaatttcttgtgcaTTGGTTTCTGGGTTTGTGGCGTAGTCTTCAAGTACAATAAAGGGTCGGACTCTGTGTTGCGGGTGACAAAAGATGATTACAGCAGCTGCAACACAAAGAAGCCTCTCAAGACTATGGATTCTGGTTCCTCCGTGTTTCAGTTTGACAAGTCTGgtcctttctttttcattagtGGAAACGAGGATAATTGTCGAAAGGGACAAAAACTGATTGTTGTTGTGCTTGCGGTCAGAACAAAACAAACCTCAACACCAGCTTATCCCCCAGCTACATCCCCTAAAGCACCATCCCCAGAAGGTCACAATCCAGCTCAAGCGCCATCAAGATCCTCAGCACCAATTGCCAATGCTCCGACTGGGGCTCCAGGGCCGTCACCAGTGACCAAGACACCACAGACATCACCAGTGCCTTCAAAGTCTCCATCACCATCTCCGTATGCTAAGCCTCCTGCACCAGC
This is a stretch of genomic DNA from Populus alba chromosome 11, ASM523922v2, whole genome shotgun sequence. It encodes these proteins:
- the LOC118038356 gene encoding early nodulin-like protein 15, with the translated sequence MESQGSLCLLWALLACYLFSSSLAYSSLYVGGEDGWVTNPSESYNHWAERNRFQVNDSLVFKYNKGSDSVLRVTKDDYSSCNTKKPLKTMDSGSSVFQFDKSGPFFFISGNEDNCRKGQKLIVVVLAVRTKQTSTPAYPPATSPKAPSPEGHNPAQAPSRSSAPIANAPTGAPGPSPVTKTPQTSPVPSKSPSPSPYAKPPAPAHSPESLTGSPGPSPVPLKTPSPLANTPSPSYHPVASPTPARSPSSSTPSPTPESSPGPSLSPGSNEANLAPAPARAASWVATPSTTMVIVASLLISSAISGWP